CACTTGATGCGCCGGACCATCTATCAAGCCTACGGGATCTCCAGGAACACCGGGCAATGGTCGGAGGCGTAATCTTCGTTGTTCACTTCGGGGAAGCGGGGGAAGCGAAAGTCGACGGGAATCGGGCTCGGATCGTTATCCTTGCGCTCGAAGCGCGAGCGCTTCGGTCCCGGCTTCAAGTCGGAGAGGATGTGAGAAAAGCTGATCCCGCGCCGCTCGATGCGAGGAATCTTTCCGGCAGTCTCGGCGGCTAAAGCCGGCGAAAGCAAAATATAATCGAGCTGCGATACATTATTCGCCGACCGGAACCAATGGGTCCAGCGATCTTCGAGCTTTGGAATGCGCTTCAGCGGGTCCACCAAGCCCGATCCGGCAACGAGCGGCTGGACCGGCTTCGACAGCGGCTCGTCGTTCATGTCGCCGACGACCGCGAACAGCTCCGTGTCGAACTTCGAGCCCGGAAACCGTTCATGGACGATTTCCAGCACTTTTTTCGCCTGACGCTCGCGCAGCGCATCGCCCCGCTCGCGCTCCTCCGCGCTCATCGCGAATTTCGACTTCAAATGGTTGATAAACAGCGTGAGCCTCCGCGAGCCGCTCTTGTTGAGCGCCACGACGACCTCCAGACAATCTCGCGAGAAAAGAAAAGCCTTTTTCCCGCCAGGTGGATCGGGGTCGAGCTCTTCCATGTTGCTGCGAACCGACAGGATCGGCAGCTTCGAGAGGATGGCCACGTCGATCTGCCGGAAGTCGCGCGAGTCGATCAGCAGCGCGTAGCGATAACGTTTGTTGAACAGGTTCTTGTCTTCGTTGAATTTTCTGAGAGCAATGAGGCTTTCCACTTCCTGGAGACAGATAATGTCGGGAAAAGATTGCCCGTCATCGGTCAGCGCCCGAACCGCGAGCTTGCGCTGCGTCTCATTGAAGAGTTCAAACAGTGCCGGATTGTACACCGGCAGATAACCGAAGGCCGGGTCCGGCGTAAGGCTCTTGCTGCCCATATCCCCGGGAAACTTCTGGCCGAATCGGTACCTCACGAACAGATTGTTCACGTTGAACGTGCAAAGCGTATGCGCCATGACTAAGCTTCCTCCCTTCAGGCACCGTCGCGCGCGAATGGTGTCCTTGCCTATCTCCGACTCGAAGCAACCCTATTGCCTCTGGTTATCTCTGTCAAGTTCTAATGGTGAAGAAATTGATCGACAGCTTTCAGGATTCCCTCCTCCTCCGGACGAAACCAGCGAATCTCCTTGTCCGAGCGGAACCAGGTGAGCTGCCGCTTGGCGAGATGGCGCGTATCGCGCTTGACGAGGGTAACGGCTTCATCGAGGCTTAACTGTCCACGGAGATAAAGCCCGATCTGGCGGTAGCCGACGCTTTGGAGGGCCGGAAGGTCCAAGCTGTATCCCTTCTCCACCAGCCCCTTGACTTCTTCAACGAGTCCCCTAGCAATCATCTCGTCGCAGCGCCGATTGATTTGATCGTACAGCTCTTGGCGCTCGCGGTTGAGGCCGATCTTTAGAACTTCGAACTCGCGGTCGGTAAAGCCATGCTCCTTTTGCCAAAGGCTGATCCCCTTTCCCGTTATCTGGAAAACTTCGACAGCCCGGATGATTCGGTAGCGGTCGTTGGGGTGAATCCAACGGGTAGCTTCGGGATCGACTTCACGCAAACGCTCGTAAAGCACACTCAATCCTTTTTTCTCGGCTTCTTCTTCCAAGCGTTTTCTTATCTCCGGGTTCTTGCCGGGGCCGACAAAAAGTCCCTGGATAAGCGCTCGCAGGTAAAGACCAGTCCCGCCGCAGACGATAGCTTTCTTCCCGCGCGCAGAAATCTCTTGAATCGCTTTCAGCGCCAATTCCCGATAAAGAGCCGCGTTAAACTCACCGTCGGGATCGACGATGTCGATGAGATGATGCGGAACCTTCCGCCTTATAGAGACGGCCGGCTTCGCCGTGCCGATATCCATATGGCGATTGACGAGCTGTGAATCGGCGTTGACGACTTCGCCGTCTACTTTTAAGGCGATATCAACGGCGACTTCGCTCTTGCCAACGCCGGTCGGACCCAGAATGACGACGAGTTTGGGCTTCATAAAAAGGCGTTAGGCGAGAGCCGAGAGGCGTGAGTCTAAAACTCAAATCCGTTTAAACATTCTCTCTAGTTGTTGCTCCGAAAGCTCGATCAGAACCGGGCGGCCGTGGGGACATTGAGTGGCGAAGTCGATCTGACCCAGCTCGGCCAGGAGAGCCCGAATTTCTTCCTTTTCAAGCCTCCTGTGAGCGCGGATCACGCTATGGCAGGCGATGGTCGCCAATCGGTCTTCCAGTTCCTCGCGTACGTCCTCGCTCTCCCCCACCTCCGCGACCTCGGCAATCATCCGGCGCATCGCCTCGCGATAGTCGCCCGCCGGAAGCAGGGCCGGGACGGTTCGGATCACGTAAGAATCGCGGCCGAATTTTTCCACGCTGAAGCCGACGCGGTCCAAAAGCTCCAACCGCTGCTCGAACAACGCGGCCTCGCCCGCCGGTAGCTCGAGGACCTGCGGAATCAGGAGATTCTGGCGCTCGATCTCGCCATTGCCGAGCTGGCGACGCATCCTTTCGAAGGCGACGCGCTCGTGCGCCGCATGCTGGTCGATCAGCGCCAGCCCGCGCGGAGAGGAGCAGATGAGATAACAACCGAGAAGCTGCCCCAGCACTTCCAGAGAGGAGAAAAAGCCGTCGCGCGCGAGCGCCGACTCTTCCAATGGCCGGGTGAATTCGATGCGTTGCACGGGAGCGTCGCTGATCCGGGGTTGAACGCCATAGGAAGCCGTCGGCTCGCGCACCGTTCCGCATGCCTCTCGTCCCAAGCTTGAAATAAGATCCGTTGGGCTTTTGGCTTCGTTTCGAAGCCCTTCCCTTACGGCTTCGGCCACGGCCTCATGAATCTCGGACTGCCGGCGGAACCGCACCTCTTGCTTCGCGGGATGGACGTTGACGTCGACGTCCTTGAAGGGCATCTCGAGAAAAAGCACGACCGCCGGATACCGTCCTTTCATGAGCAGCGTCTCGTAACCTTGAAGAATCGCATGCGTAAGAACGCGGTCGCGAACGAAGCG
This DNA window, taken from Candidatus Binatia bacterium, encodes the following:
- a CDS encoding endonuclease/exonuclease/phosphatase family protein, translating into MAHTLCTFNVNNLFVRYRFGQKFPGDMGSKSLTPDPAFGYLPVYNPALFELFNETQRKLAVRALTDDGQSFPDIICLQEVESLIALRKFNEDKNLFNKRYRYALLIDSRDFRQIDVAILSKLPILSVRSNMEELDPDPPGGKKAFLFSRDCLEVVVALNKSGSRRLTLFINHLKSKFAMSAEERERGDALRERQAKKVLEIVHERFPGSKFDTELFAVVGDMNDEPLSKPVQPLVAGSGLVDPLKRIPKLEDRWTHWFRSANNVSQLDYILLSPALAAETAGKIPRIERRGISFSHILSDLKPGPKRSRFERKDNDPSPIPVDFRFPRFPEVNNEDYASDHCPVFLEIP
- the miaA gene encoding tRNA (adenosine(37)-N6)-dimethylallyltransferase MiaA, with product MKPKLVVILGPTGVGKSEVAVDIALKVDGEVVNADSQLVNRHMDIGTAKPAVSIRRKVPHHLIDIVDPDGEFNAALYRELALKAIQEISARGKKAIVCGGTGLYLRALIQGLFVGPGKNPEIRKRLEEEAEKKGLSVLYERLREVDPEATRWIHPNDRYRIIRAVEVFQITGKGISLWQKEHGFTDREFEVLKIGLNRERQELYDQINRRCDEMIARGLVEEVKGLVEKGYSLDLPALQSVGYRQIGLYLRGQLSLDEAVTLVKRDTRHLAKRQLTWFRSDKEIRWFRPEEEGILKAVDQFLHH
- the mutL gene encoding DNA mismatch repair endonuclease MutL, which produces MKIIRLPDSLAARIAAGEVIERPASVVKELVENSLDAGAREVSVWVEGSGISLIRVSDDGDGIAAEELPLAVERHATSKLAGDDDLWRISTLGFRGEALPSIGSVAKLEILSRTREAEAGCRLRVEGGKAGEPVAAGCSAGTSVEVRELFFNTPARRKFMKSPATELSHICDVINHAALAHREIHFRLYNQGSLLSDYPGGVEPRDRLRQVLGREIAAGMVPFGWTKGELRISGFLSKTPSSFSGTRYLTAHVNRRFVRDRVLTHAILQGYETLLMKGRYPAVVLFLEMPFKDVDVNVHPAKQEVRFRRQSEIHEAVAEAVREGLRNEAKSPTDLISSLGREACGTVREPTASYGVQPRISDAPVQRIEFTRPLEESALARDGFFSSLEVLGQLLGCYLICSSPRGLALIDQHAAHERVAFERMRRQLGNGEIERQNLLIPQVLELPAGEAALFEQRLELLDRVGFSVEKFGRDSYVIRTVPALLPAGDYREAMRRMIAEVAEVGESEDVREELEDRLATIACHSVIRAHRRLEKEEIRALLAELGQIDFATQCPHGRPVLIELSEQQLERMFKRI